One Methanolinea sp. DNA window includes the following coding sequences:
- a CDS encoding V-type ATP synthase subunit F, producing the protein MYKFMVVTDPDTAAGFRLAGAEVIEAAGPAEARKIIPPLLHRDDTGIIAVNEEFIQALDEKLLNRIEKTYRPIIIPIPRRARAGGGPGYLENLLRRAIGYNIVVRR; encoded by the coding sequence ATGTATAAGTTCATGGTCGTCACCGACCCGGACACCGCTGCCGGTTTCCGGCTCGCGGGTGCCGAGGTGATCGAGGCGGCCGGTCCCGCGGAGGCGAGGAAGATCATCCCGCCCCTCCTCCACCGTGACGACACGGGGATAATCGCGGTGAACGAGGAGTTCATCCAGGCCCTCGATGAGAAACTCCTCAACAGGATAGAGAAGACATACCGCCCGATCATCATCCCGATTCCACGGAGGGCGCGGGCAGGGGGCGGGCCGGGGTACCTCGAGAACCTCCTCCGGAGGGCGATCGGCTACAATATCGTGGTGAGGCGGTAG
- a CDS encoding V-type ATP synthase subunit D — MEQVNPTRMELIRKRAQIRLAEQGRDLLREKMDALIQEFFKIMGSVSRSREELEAVAESAYMSLVIAQAVDDPVTLRSVSFATRRQISLDIGGKNIMGVPVPVIEKKRFSLPSLERGYSILGVSGRIDETAERFESEIDLIIGLAETETALRRLGHEIQMNRRRVNALEQVLIPELKRQAKFIKITIEEREREDLFRLKKVKKILNRKKKMKGRPQS; from the coding sequence ATGGAGCAGGTCAATCCCACCCGGATGGAGCTCATCAGGAAGAGGGCCCAGATCAGGCTCGCGGAGCAGGGGAGGGACCTCCTGCGCGAGAAGATGGACGCGCTCATCCAGGAGTTCTTCAAGATAATGGGGTCGGTCTCCCGTTCGCGGGAGGAGCTCGAGGCGGTCGCGGAGAGCGCGTACATGTCCCTCGTGATAGCCCAGGCCGTGGACGATCCCGTCACCCTCCGGTCCGTCTCCTTCGCGACGCGGAGGCAGATCTCGCTCGACATCGGGGGCAAGAACATCATGGGCGTCCCCGTCCCCGTCATCGAGAAGAAGAGGTTCTCGCTCCCCTCGCTCGAGAGGGGCTACAGCATCCTCGGCGTGAGCGGGAGGATAGACGAGACCGCGGAGCGGTTCGAGTCGGAGATAGACCTGATCATCGGCCTCGCGGAGACCGAGACCGCGCTCCGGCGGCTCGGCCACGAGATCCAGATGAACAGGCGGAGGGTCAACGCGCTCGAGCAGGTCCTGATCCCCGAGCTGAAGAGGCAGGCCAAGTTCATCAAGATCACCATCGAGGAGAGGGAACGCGAGGATCTCTTCCGCCTGAAGAAAGTGAAGAAGATACTCAACCGGAAGAAGAAGATGAAGGGGAGACCCCAATCCTGA
- a CDS encoding V-type ATPase subunit, giving the protein MDLGYINARVRGMHSRLLGQKVFDALMVQQDIPSLVTELEKTPYREEIQEACVLYPGIKGIEAALRMNLVHTCQKILSLVEGSDAEPLVRIILSRWDIHNVKTILRGKHIHVSSEEIQECLIPAGSLGEPLLVELIKQPDVRGVVDLLATWESPYARPLTQHMDEYAKGKEISVLEYALDRFHYENAFSLLKEKSEDHEVMRRLLRQEIDSLNLKNALRMNRDRVEPETAIAYFLPGGEHVGQERFLALVAAGNIDTIVQNLEGTPYAFLVPLIPEAMRTGTFSLLEKELDKFLTRKGTGVYRSDPLGGAVVIGYLWAKQNEIINLRIIARCKNARVSDAELEKELRYV; this is encoded by the coding sequence ATGGATCTTGGGTACATCAACGCGCGGGTCAGGGGCATGCACAGTCGGCTGCTCGGGCAGAAGGTATTCGATGCACTGATGGTCCAGCAGGATATCCCCTCCCTCGTGACAGAGCTGGAGAAGACCCCGTACAGGGAGGAGATACAGGAAGCGTGCGTCCTCTACCCGGGGATAAAGGGGATCGAGGCTGCACTCCGGATGAACCTCGTGCACACGTGCCAAAAGATCCTCTCCCTCGTCGAGGGGAGCGACGCGGAACCCCTCGTGCGGATCATCCTCTCCCGGTGGGACATCCACAACGTGAAGACGATCCTCCGGGGAAAGCACATCCACGTCTCCTCAGAGGAGATACAGGAGTGCCTGATTCCCGCCGGGTCCCTCGGGGAGCCACTCCTCGTGGAACTCATCAAGCAGCCGGACGTGAGGGGGGTCGTCGACCTCCTCGCCACGTGGGAATCCCCGTACGCGCGGCCTCTCACGCAGCACATGGACGAGTATGCCAAGGGAAAGGAGATCTCGGTACTCGAGTACGCCCTCGACCGGTTCCACTACGAGAACGCGTTCTCCCTCCTCAAGGAAAAAAGCGAAGACCACGAGGTCATGCGGAGGCTCCTTCGGCAGGAGATCGATTCCCTCAACCTGAAGAACGCGCTCCGGATGAACCGCGACAGGGTGGAGCCGGAGACGGCGATTGCGTACTTCCTGCCCGGCGGGGAGCACGTCGGGCAAGAACGGTTCCTCGCCCTCGTGGCCGCGGGCAACATCGACACGATCGTCCAGAACCTCGAGGGAACACCCTACGCGTTCCTCGTCCCGCTCATCCCCGAGGCCATGCGGACCGGGACCTTTTCCCTCCTCGAGAAGGAACTCGACAAGTTCCTGACGAGGAAAGGCACGGGGGTTTACCGGAGCGACCCGCTGGGCGGGGCTGTCGTCATCGGGTACCTCTGGGCCAAGCAGAACGAGATCATCAACCTCCGCATCATCGCGCGGTGCAAGAATGCGCGCGTCTCCGATGCGGAACTGGAGAAGGAGCTGCGGTATGTATAA
- a CDS encoding proton-conducting transporter membrane subunit, whose translation MLPLPFLVVFPAVVAALLLLVPSDTWRRPIVWAGAALTGAASLSLLFLSPATGPFSIPAGYEMLTEGMFAAEMAIAVFLAYLGMKYRRYLAIFLILFQAGLLVYFERARAATGHEVAPDLFVDQLSLVMALIVGIIGGLICIYSLGYMATYHEKHPRVPDRRRSFFFLLFLFLSAMFGLIFSDYLPWVFFFWEVTTLCSFLLIGYSGTDESVKNAFLALNMNILGGIAFAGALIYLATVDPGGGLLHLHSLIRSGHAVALVPAVLIAFAGITKSALLPFSGWLVGAMVAPTPVSALLHSSTMVKAGVYIIVRFAPVLTGTMEGLIIGLVGGVTFLLASAIAISQSNAKKVLAYSTVANLGLIVACAGVGTYRLVWAAILLIIFHAIAKSLLFLCVGTVEHRIGSRDIEDMTGLIVRMPRISVMMFIGIAGMFLAPFGMLISKWAAIEAFIDAQFGLAFVAILAFGGSLTVLFWSKWMGKIISVCPVAERVENRISTEKWVVLTVLTALTVLVCLAFPLISAHLIEPFVLAVYGQTTRLSQDNITIMVMMLVLLMIMPFSLLLYRDEKRIVPAYMGGRPATPDLTFQGSMGVQRHVGLCNYYFEDVFGEKKLFMAGSALCFGLILIVGTLTAGVAL comes from the coding sequence ATGTTGCCTCTCCCATTCCTCGTCGTTTTTCCTGCCGTTGTCGCTGCCCTCCTCCTCCTCGTCCCGAGTGACACGTGGAGGAGGCCCATCGTGTGGGCGGGCGCTGCTCTCACGGGCGCCGCGTCCCTCTCCCTCCTCTTCTTGTCCCCCGCGACCGGTCCGTTCTCGATTCCGGCCGGGTACGAAATGCTCACGGAGGGGATGTTCGCCGCCGAGATGGCGATCGCCGTCTTCCTCGCCTACCTCGGGATGAAATACCGAAGGTACCTCGCCATCTTCCTCATCCTCTTCCAGGCGGGCCTGCTCGTCTACTTCGAGAGGGCGAGGGCAGCGACCGGACACGAGGTCGCGCCTGACCTCTTCGTCGATCAACTCTCGCTGGTCATGGCCCTCATCGTCGGGATCATCGGTGGCCTCATCTGTATTTACTCCCTTGGCTACATGGCCACGTACCACGAGAAGCACCCCAGGGTCCCCGACAGGAGGAGGAGTTTCTTCTTCCTCCTCTTCCTCTTCCTCTCGGCCATGTTCGGGCTCATCTTTTCCGATTACCTCCCGTGGGTCTTCTTCTTCTGGGAGGTCACGACCCTGTGCTCGTTCCTCCTCATCGGTTACTCGGGGACCGACGAGTCCGTGAAGAATGCGTTCCTCGCCCTCAACATGAACATACTGGGGGGAATCGCCTTCGCGGGGGCACTCATATACCTCGCGACGGTGGACCCGGGGGGCGGGCTCCTCCACCTCCACTCCCTCATCCGGTCTGGCCACGCGGTCGCGCTCGTCCCCGCGGTCCTGATCGCGTTCGCGGGGATCACGAAGTCGGCACTGCTGCCCTTCTCCGGCTGGCTCGTCGGTGCCATGGTCGCCCCCACGCCCGTCTCCGCACTCCTCCACTCGAGCACGATGGTCAAGGCCGGGGTCTACATCATCGTCCGGTTCGCTCCAGTCCTCACCGGGACGATGGAAGGGCTCATCATCGGTCTCGTCGGCGGGGTGACCTTCCTCCTCGCTTCCGCGATCGCGATCTCCCAGAGCAATGCGAAGAAAGTCCTCGCTTACTCGACGGTCGCGAATCTCGGCCTCATCGTCGCGTGCGCGGGCGTCGGCACATACAGGCTCGTCTGGGCCGCGATCCTCCTCATCATCTTCCATGCCATCGCAAAGTCGCTCCTCTTCCTCTGCGTCGGGACGGTCGAGCACCGCATCGGGAGCAGGGATATCGAGGACATGACGGGACTCATCGTGCGGATGCCCCGGATCTCCGTGATGATGTTCATCGGCATCGCGGGGATGTTCCTCGCCCCGTTCGGGATGCTCATCTCCAAGTGGGCGGCAATCGAGGCGTTCATCGACGCGCAGTTCGGGCTCGCGTTCGTTGCCATTCTCGCCTTCGGCGGTTCGCTCACGGTCCTCTTCTGGTCGAAGTGGATGGGGAAGATCATCTCTGTCTGTCCCGTCGCCGAGAGGGTCGAGAACCGCATCTCGACCGAGAAGTGGGTCGTTCTCACCGTGCTGACGGCCCTCACTGTGCTCGTCTGCCTGGCGTTCCCGCTCATCTCCGCGCACCTCATAGAGCCGTTCGTGCTCGCCGTCTACGGCCAGACGACCCGCCTCTCGCAGGACAACATCACGATCATGGTGATGATGCTCGTCCTCCTCATGATCATGCCGTTCTCCCTCCTCCTCTACAGGGACGAGAAACGCATCGTCCCGGCGTACATGGGGGGCAGGCCCGCGACCCCTGACCTGACGTTCCAGGGCTCCATGGGGGTCCAGAGGCACGTGGGACTCTGCAACTACTACTTCGAGGACGTCTTTGGGGAGAAGAAGCTCTTCATGGCGGGAAGCGCCCTGTGCTTTGGGCTGATCCTCATCGTCGGCACGCTCACCGCGGGGGTGGCGCTCTGA
- a CDS encoding V-type ATP synthase subunit A codes for MIEGTISRISGPVVIAEGMRGSKMYDVVHVGTLALPGEIIRLEGDQAVIQVYEDTTGLSIGEPVKNTEQPLSVELGPGLISSIFDGVQRPLPELVKKSGPFISRGISAPGLSREAEWEFEPAVEEGTRVSAGTILGSVKEYHFTHYILVPPGIEGKVEKIRRGRFRVTDPVCELDSGTTLTMMQKWPVRKGRPYVRKLDPSVPLITGQRIFDCLFPLTKGGTAMIPGGFGTGKTVSEQTLAKWSDAHVIIYIGCGERGNEMTDVLSEFPELVDPRTKLPLIQRTILIANTSNMPVAAREASIYTGITMAEYYRDMGYDVALMADSTSRWGEALREVSGRLEEMPGEEGYPAYLATRLAAFYERAGRVICLGPDGRTGSVTIVGAVSPPGGDFSEPITQNTLRIAGTFWALDTSLAYRRHFPSVNWIKSYSLYLDSVEKWYTERMEGNWRALRDQTMYLLQKEVELQEIVQLVGPDALPESEKAILEVTRMIREDFLQQSAYSDTDSYCPLEKQFWMLSTIIAYYEASRDALNRGVSLRQISSLPLRAEIARMKEVKDVGQIKDLAARVRMQIDALEVEH; via the coding sequence ATGATAGAGGGAACTATCTCGCGAATTTCCGGTCCGGTGGTGATCGCCGAGGGGATGCGGGGGTCCAAGATGTACGACGTCGTGCACGTCGGGACCCTCGCCCTCCCCGGCGAGATCATCCGGCTGGAGGGGGACCAGGCCGTGATCCAGGTGTACGAGGACACGACGGGTCTCTCGATCGGTGAACCGGTGAAGAATACCGAGCAACCGCTCTCCGTGGAACTGGGACCGGGACTCATCTCGTCGATATTCGACGGTGTCCAGCGTCCCCTCCCGGAACTCGTGAAGAAGAGCGGGCCATTCATATCGAGGGGGATCTCCGCCCCGGGACTCTCGCGCGAGGCGGAGTGGGAGTTCGAACCGGCGGTCGAGGAGGGCACGCGCGTGAGCGCGGGGACCATCCTCGGTTCCGTGAAGGAGTACCACTTCACCCACTACATCCTCGTCCCGCCCGGGATCGAGGGGAAGGTGGAGAAGATCAGGAGAGGCCGTTTCAGGGTCACCGACCCGGTCTGCGAGCTCGACTCCGGGACGACCCTCACGATGATGCAGAAGTGGCCCGTCAGGAAGGGCAGACCCTACGTCCGGAAACTCGATCCCTCGGTCCCCCTCATCACCGGGCAGAGGATATTCGACTGCCTCTTCCCGCTCACGAAGGGGGGGACTGCCATGATCCCCGGCGGTTTCGGGACGGGAAAGACGGTCTCCGAGCAGACACTCGCGAAGTGGTCGGATGCCCACGTGATCATCTACATAGGGTGCGGGGAGAGGGGCAACGAGATGACCGATGTCCTCTCCGAGTTCCCCGAGCTCGTCGACCCGCGCACGAAACTCCCCCTCATCCAGAGGACGATCCTGATCGCGAACACCTCCAACATGCCGGTTGCAGCACGTGAGGCATCCATCTACACGGGGATCACCATGGCAGAGTACTACAGGGACATGGGGTACGACGTCGCCCTGATGGCCGACTCGACGTCGCGGTGGGGCGAGGCCTTGAGGGAAGTATCGGGCCGCCTCGAGGAGATGCCCGGCGAGGAGGGGTACCCCGCGTACCTCGCGACGAGGCTCGCGGCATTCTACGAGCGGGCGGGCAGGGTCATCTGCCTCGGGCCGGACGGGAGGACGGGGTCCGTCACGATCGTGGGGGCGGTCTCCCCGCCCGGCGGCGATTTCTCCGAGCCCATCACGCAGAACACGCTCCGCATCGCGGGCACCTTCTGGGCGCTCGACACGAGCCTCGCCTACAGGCGCCACTTCCCCTCCGTGAACTGGATCAAGAGCTACTCCCTCTACCTCGACAGCGTCGAGAAGTGGTACACCGAGCGGATGGAGGGCAACTGGAGGGCACTGCGCGACCAGACGATGTACCTCCTCCAGAAGGAAGTGGAACTCCAGGAGATCGTCCAGCTCGTTGGCCCCGACGCGCTCCCCGAGAGCGAGAAGGCCATCCTCGAGGTGACGCGGATGATCCGCGAGGATTTCCTCCAGCAGAGCGCTTACAGCGACACGGACTCGTACTGCCCCCTCGAGAAGCAGTTCTGGATGCTCTCGACGATCATCGCCTACTACGAGGCATCGAGGGACGCGCTGAACAGGGGAGTCTCCCTGCGGCAGATCTCCTCGCTCCCCCTCCGGGCAGAGATCGCGAGGATGAAAGAGGTGAAAGATGTCGGCCAGATCAAGGACCTCGCCGCGAGGGTGAGGATGCAGATCGACGCGCTGGAGGTGGAACACTAA
- a CDS encoding V-type ATP synthase subunit E, translating to MTYEDLIKSMEAAAEEKKEEILRNADRQAEAIVREAEERAGAIKEEYMARARAIVADRRNRLLYKTRQDARAADIAEREKMLHAVYARVASQMGNFREREDYRALFSWLLSESLAEMGEKDVQVHVDPRDEALCREIVSRLDGKFAVVPDITTAGGVIVSTPDNQVLVHNTLESRLERAKVLLRKDICHILFGE from the coding sequence ATGACGTACGAGGATCTCATAAAGTCGATGGAGGCGGCGGCTGAAGAGAAGAAGGAGGAGATTCTCAGGAACGCGGACCGGCAGGCGGAGGCGATCGTCCGCGAGGCGGAGGAGAGGGCTGGCGCGATAAAGGAGGAGTACATGGCCCGTGCCCGGGCGATCGTCGCCGACAGGAGGAACCGCCTGCTCTACAAGACACGGCAGGACGCCCGCGCAGCAGACATCGCGGAGAGGGAGAAAATGCTGCATGCAGTCTACGCGCGCGTGGCCTCGCAGATGGGAAATTTCCGGGAAAGGGAAGATTACAGGGCGCTCTTCTCCTGGCTCCTCTCCGAGTCCCTCGCGGAGATGGGGGAAAAGGATGTCCAGGTCCACGTCGATCCGAGGGACGAGGCGCTGTGCAGGGAGATCGTCTCCCGGTTGGACGGGAAGTTCGCGGTCGTCCCGGACATCACAACGGCAGGCGGTGTCATCGTCTCTACCCCCGATAACCAGGTTCTCGTCCACAACACCCTCGAGTCGAGGCTCGAGAGGGCGAAGGTTCTCTTGAGGAAAGACATCTGCCACATTCTCTTCGGGGAATGA
- a CDS encoding ATPase yields MAGWEIPLGAAIAFAAGAIGTAWAQSRIGSAGAGTIAERPETSGSIIVLEAIPETLVILGFVVASMIIIMVE; encoded by the coding sequence ATGGCTGGATGGGAAATTCCACTCGGTGCGGCAATTGCGTTCGCGGCAGGCGCGATCGGAACCGCGTGGGCACAGTCCCGAATAGGGTCCGCGGGAGCGGGGACGATCGCGGAGAGGCCGGAGACGTCCGGATCCATCATCGTCCTCGAAGCGATTCCTGAAACCCTGGTCATCCTCGGTTTCGTGGTCGCATCCATGATCATCATCATGGTGGAGTGA
- a CDS encoding V-type ATP synthase subunit B: MAPASLVDREFRTVSYVSGPLIFVERPKGVSFGETAKITLPDGEVRNGQVLDVSRDLAVVQIYEGTSGVDNKRTSVRFTGQSPCIDVSIDMLGRVFSGVGKPRDGRPEIIPEDTVDISGMPINPYARDKPSDFIQTGMSAIDGLNTLVRGQKLPIFSGSGLPANKLAAQIARQARVLGKEESFAVVFVAMGITHKEAAYFMNEFERTGALERVVFFQNLADDPTIERIATPRCALSVAEFLAYTHDLHVLVILTDMTNYCEALREISTAREEVPGRRGYPGYMYTDLASIYERAGRIKGAKGSITQIPILTMPDDDITHPVPDLTGYITEGQIVLSRDLYRRGADPPIDVLPCLSRLMNLGIGPGKTREDHRNVADQLYASYAYGRDLRRLVAIVGEEALTELDKVYLSFADDFEKKFVTQGDANRTITETLEIGWDLLAKLPEDELKRIKVDYIKKYHPRYRAG; the protein is encoded by the coding sequence ATGGCACCCGCGTCCCTCGTCGACCGCGAGTTCCGGACGGTCAGCTACGTCTCGGGGCCCCTCATCTTCGTCGAGAGGCCAAAGGGCGTCTCCTTCGGGGAGACAGCGAAGATCACTCTCCCGGACGGGGAAGTGCGGAACGGCCAGGTCCTCGACGTCTCGAGGGACCTCGCCGTGGTCCAGATATACGAGGGGACGAGTGGCGTGGACAACAAGAGGACGTCGGTCAGGTTCACCGGCCAGTCTCCCTGCATCGACGTCTCCATCGACATGCTCGGCCGCGTCTTCTCGGGCGTGGGCAAGCCGCGGGACGGGAGGCCGGAGATCATCCCGGAGGATACCGTGGACATCTCGGGGATGCCCATCAATCCGTACGCGAGGGACAAGCCCTCAGACTTCATCCAGACGGGGATGTCGGCGATCGACGGCCTGAATACCCTCGTCCGGGGACAGAAACTCCCCATCTTCTCGGGCTCGGGACTCCCCGCGAACAAGCTCGCTGCCCAGATCGCGCGGCAGGCCCGGGTCCTCGGCAAGGAAGAGTCCTTCGCCGTGGTCTTCGTGGCGATGGGCATCACGCACAAGGAAGCCGCGTACTTCATGAACGAGTTCGAGAGGACCGGTGCCCTTGAGCGCGTCGTCTTCTTCCAGAACCTCGCCGACGACCCGACGATCGAGCGGATCGCGACGCCGCGGTGTGCCCTCTCCGTCGCCGAGTTCCTCGCGTACACCCACGACCTCCACGTCCTCGTCATCCTGACAGACATGACGAACTACTGCGAGGCGCTGCGCGAGATCTCGACCGCGAGGGAGGAGGTCCCCGGGAGGAGGGGGTACCCCGGCTACATGTACACCGACCTCGCGTCTATCTACGAGCGCGCGGGGCGGATCAAGGGGGCGAAGGGTTCGATCACGCAGATTCCCATCCTCACGATGCCGGACGACGACATCACCCACCCCGTCCCGGACCTCACGGGGTACATCACGGAAGGGCAGATCGTCCTCTCCCGCGACCTCTACAGGAGGGGGGCCGACCCGCCGATCGATGTCCTGCCGTGCCTCTCGCGCCTCATGAACCTCGGCATCGGGCCGGGGAAGACCCGGGAGGACCACAGGAACGTTGCCGACCAGCTCTACGCCTCCTATGCTTACGGCAGGGACCTCCGGCGCCTCGTCGCGATCGTCGGGGAGGAGGCACTCACCGAGCTCGACAAGGTCTACCTCTCGTTCGCGGACGACTTCGAGAAGAAATTCGTGACGCAGGGTGACGCAAACAGGACCATCACCGAGACCCTCGAGATAGGGTGGGACCTCCTCGCGAAGCTCCCCGAGGACGAGCTCAAGCGCATCAAGGTCGATTACATAAAGAAGTACCACCCGAGGTACCGCGCGGGGTGA
- a CDS encoding V-type ATPase subunit subunit G family protein, with protein sequence MEKESSLLEIVRRKELELKALTEKAEKEAEEKVARARERADAILQGAREEAERASARFIEEQQEALEREIREIEERSLSERNQVVAKATARIEEAATLVLGHVAPKGP encoded by the coding sequence ATGGAAAAGGAATCCTCCCTTCTTGAAATCGTGAGGAGAAAGGAGCTCGAGCTTAAGGCCCTGACAGAGAAGGCCGAGAAAGAGGCAGAGGAGAAGGTCGCGAGGGCCCGCGAGAGAGCGGATGCCATACTCCAGGGCGCGCGGGAGGAGGCAGAAAGGGCGTCAGCGCGGTTCATCGAGGAGCAGCAGGAGGCACTCGAGCGCGAGATCCGGGAGATAGAGGAGAGATCGCTCTCCGAGCGGAACCAGGTCGTGGCGAAGGCAACCGCGAGGATCGAGGAGGCGGCAACGCTCGTCCTCGGCCACGTTGCACCCAAGGGTCCCTGA
- a CDS encoding V-type ATPase 116kDa subunit family protein, with the protein MLQKMKNILVVGPKKDYQRIVDVLYQEGTVHLQDIPVPSDDPVFSPMETGKTDEISSLLLKIHGIARILPGKPNESEVERKTAELRKKTTDELLSEAREMVHALESRVRELATRKGDLELARTTLERYAKVMQKIQPLESRLPILEGFEVSVLLIQREYSDVLDLIKPQLKAITNNQFEFIAADLDETTTAAITVFNKKYSQEVHSFLFSQNVNELRVPEEYANMHLQDALSLIDRRKGDIAREMAEIDRELGELSAKWQTDLSVMARLLEDRLEELRSLDKFGQSEHTIMIKGWIPKKFFKKTQEALRANFGDRVVMTEIPVPPEEMEHAPTFYDNPWIVKPFEFFMKLVSPPKYIEIDPSPLLAFFFPIFFGIIVGDVGYGLCILGFGLAMKWKFPKVEWLQQLMNIMVISSFPTIFFGFLFGEFFGDFGEHVGLLHPVHFLGITWNRVEAMIPLLVLAIAIGVIHIFVGLSLGILNAYARKQKKHLCEKAGMMGIVLGIILLLLAFTGVLPSFTMIVSAVIIVAFLPLLVYGGGTMGVIEVMSTIGNILSYARIMAIGMASVILAIVANELGGAIGVLVAGIVIAALLHALNIILAMFSPSLHSVRLHIVEFYSKFYEGGGIEYRPFGREKKTD; encoded by the coding sequence ATGCTCCAGAAGATGAAGAACATACTGGTAGTCGGCCCGAAAAAGGACTACCAGCGCATCGTCGACGTCCTCTACCAGGAGGGGACGGTCCACCTCCAGGACATCCCCGTTCCCTCCGACGACCCCGTGTTCTCCCCCATGGAGACGGGAAAGACCGACGAGATATCGTCTCTCCTCCTGAAGATCCACGGGATCGCGCGCATTCTCCCGGGGAAGCCCAACGAGTCGGAAGTCGAGAGAAAGACCGCGGAGTTGCGGAAGAAAACGACGGACGAGCTCCTCTCCGAAGCGAGGGAAATGGTCCACGCGCTCGAGTCGCGGGTCCGCGAACTCGCGACGCGCAAGGGGGACCTCGAGCTTGCGAGGACGACGCTCGAGAGGTACGCGAAGGTCATGCAGAAAATACAGCCCCTCGAGAGCAGGCTGCCCATCCTCGAGGGATTCGAGGTGAGCGTCCTCCTCATCCAGAGGGAATACAGCGACGTCCTCGACCTCATCAAGCCGCAGCTCAAGGCCATCACGAACAACCAGTTCGAGTTCATCGCTGCAGACCTCGACGAGACGACGACCGCGGCGATCACGGTCTTCAACAAGAAGTACTCCCAGGAGGTCCACTCGTTCCTCTTCTCCCAGAACGTGAACGAACTGCGGGTCCCCGAGGAATACGCAAACATGCACCTACAGGACGCGCTCTCCCTCATCGACAGGAGGAAAGGGGATATCGCGAGGGAGATGGCGGAGATCGACAGGGAACTCGGGGAGCTCTCGGCCAAGTGGCAGACGGACCTTTCCGTCATGGCACGCCTCCTCGAGGACCGCCTCGAAGAACTCCGCTCGCTCGACAAGTTCGGGCAGTCCGAGCACACCATCATGATAAAGGGCTGGATCCCGAAGAAATTCTTCAAGAAGACGCAGGAAGCCCTCAGGGCAAACTTCGGGGACAGGGTGGTGATGACGGAGATCCCCGTCCCCCCCGAGGAGATGGAACACGCGCCCACGTTCTACGACAACCCGTGGATAGTCAAGCCGTTCGAGTTCTTCATGAAGCTCGTCTCGCCGCCGAAGTACATCGAGATAGACCCTAGCCCCCTCCTCGCCTTTTTCTTCCCCATCTTCTTCGGGATCATCGTCGGCGACGTGGGTTACGGCCTATGCATCCTCGGGTTTGGCCTCGCGATGAAGTGGAAATTCCCGAAAGTCGAGTGGCTGCAGCAGCTCATGAACATCATGGTGATATCTTCCTTCCCGACGATATTCTTCGGGTTCCTCTTCGGCGAGTTCTTCGGCGATTTCGGCGAACACGTGGGCCTCCTCCACCCTGTCCACTTCCTCGGCATCACGTGGAACAGGGTCGAGGCGATGATCCCCCTGCTCGTGCTCGCCATCGCCATAGGGGTCATCCACATCTTCGTCGGGCTCTCCCTCGGCATCCTGAATGCCTACGCGAGGAAGCAGAAGAAGCACCTCTGCGAGAAGGCGGGGATGATGGGGATAGTCCTCGGGATCATCCTCCTCCTCCTCGCGTTCACGGGAGTCCTCCCGTCTTTCACGATGATCGTCTCGGCCGTGATCATCGTCGCGTTCCTCCCGCTCCTCGTGTACGGTGGCGGGACGATGGGCGTCATCGAGGTGATGAGCACCATTGGAAACATCCTCTCCTACGCGAGGATAATGGCGATCGGGATGGCATCGGTCATCCTCGCGATCGTCGCGAACGAGCTTGGGGGCGCGATAGGGGTCCTCGTCGCGGGGATCGTCATCGCGGCACTCCTCCACGCTCTCAACATCATCCTCGCGATGTTCAGCCCGTCCCTGCACTCTGTCCGTCTCCACATCGTCGAGTTCTACTCGAAGTTCTACGAGGGGGGCGGGATCGAGTACAGGCCTTTTGGAAGGGAGAAGAAGACCGACTGA